The genomic interval CTCGCGCAGCCATTCGCCGACAAGGCCAAAGACCATGCCCAGACCGAAAGACACGAAGATCACCAGGAACAGCGGAACCGCGATGTTCCAGTCCCCATCCAGATATTGCCCGAAATTCGCCGGAAAGGCCGAGATCGTGACCATCTGACGGTTGGCCAAAGCCAGCCCGACCAGGATCAGGGCGACCAGAGTGATGAAAATCAGACGAATAAGGCGCATCGGCATTCCCCAGCAATTCCAAGATGGCGGTCACGGCTGAACCGCCATATCCCTGATCTTTTAGGCCAGTCAGGCTTCGCCGTTCAACCGATCACGAAGCAATTTTCCGGTTTTGAAGAAGGGGACGTGTTTTTCCTCGACCTCGACGGATTCGCCGGTGCGCGGGTTGCGCCCCGTGCGCGAGTCGCGCTTCTTGACCGAAAAGGCGCCGAAACCGCGCAATTCGACCCGGTCGCCCCGCGCCATGGCGTCGATCACCTCTTCGAATACGGTATTCACGATGCGCTCTACATCGCGGCGGAACAGATGCGGATTTTCATCCGAGATTTTCTGGATCAATTCAGAGCGGATCATGGCATCTCCAAAACTTCCAAAAGAGGTCAACGCAGACAAAGCCTCGGCACTGTCCATTCCCTGAGCCAACGCCAAGACACTTTATTAGTTGCACAGCGTTGCAGTTTTACCGTGACCGCGCAAGGTCAGAGTTCGGGCCAACTATCGCAATCGGCACAAAAAAAACCACCCGGCACATCCGTCCGGGTGGGTTTCGTTTTCAGTCAGCGGGTGGCGATCAGCCGTTGCGGTTCAGCGCCGCGCCAAGGATATCGCCCAGCGACGCGCCCGAATCCGAGCTGCCATACTGGTCGATCGCCTCTTTCTCTTCGGCGATCTCGCGGGCCTTGATCGACAGACCCAGACGGCGGGTCTTGGTGTCGACATTGGTCACGCGCGCATCGACTTTGTCACCGACCTGGAAGCGCTCGGGGCGCTGGTCCTGACGGTCACGGGCCAGATCGCTGCGGCGGATGAACGACTTGACGCCGTTATATTCCACCTCGACGCCACCATCTTCGATGGCGGTGACTTCGACGGTCACGATCGAGCCACGCTTCACGCCGTCAACGGCTTCGGCCATATGCTCGTTTTCCAGCGCCTTGATCGACAGCGAGATACGCTCTTTCTCGACATCCACATCCTGGACGACGGCCTTGACCATGTCGCCCTTGCGGAAGTCCTGAATGGCGTCTTCGCCACGGGCATCCCAGCTGATATCCGACAGGTGAACCATGCCGTCGATATCGCCTTCCAGGCCGACGAACAGACCGAATTCGGTGATGTTCTTGACTTCGCCCTCGATGACGGTGCCCGACGGGTGGGTTTCTGCAAAGACTTCCCACGGGTTACGCTGCGTCTGCTTGAGGCCCAGCGACACGCGGCGCTTGGCTTCGTCGATCTCCAGCACCATGACTTCGACTTCCTGCGAGGTCGAGACGATCTTGCCGGGATGGACGTTCTTCTTGGTCCAGCTCATTTCCGAGACGTGGACCAGACCTTCGACACCGGCTTCCAGCTCAACGAATGCGCCGTAATCGGTGATGTTGGTCACGCGGCCCTGATGGACCGAACCGATCGGGAACTTGTCGCCGACGGTATCCCACGGATCGGCCTGCAGCTGCTTCATGCCCAGGCTGATGCGGTGGCTGTCCTTGTTGATCTTGATGACCTGAACCTTGACGGTTTCGCCGATCGACAGGATCTCGGACGGGTGGTTGACGCGGCGCCATGCCATGTCGGTGACGTGCAGCAGGCCGTCAACACCGCCCAGATCGACAAAGGCGCCGTATTCGGTGATGTTCTTGACGACACCATCGACGGTCTGGCCTTCGGTCAGGTTGGCGATCACTTCGGCACGCTGTTCGGCGCGGCTTTCTTCCAGGATGGCGCGGCGCGAGACAACGATATTGCCACGGCGACGGTCCATTTTCAGGATCTGGAACGGCTGCTTCAGACCCATCAGCGGGCCTGCGTCGCGCACGGGGCGCACATCGACCTGGCTGCCCGGCAGGAAGGCCACGGCACCGCCCAGATCGACGGTAAAGCCGCCCTTGACGCGACCAAAGATGGCGCCTTCGACGCGCTCTTCATCGGCATAGGCTTTTTCCAGACGATCCCAGGCTTCCTCGCGGCGGGCCTTTTCACGGCTGATCGAGGCTTCGCCACGGGCGTTCTCGACGCGGTCCAGATAGACCTCGACTTCGTCGCCGACAGCCAGCTGAGCTTCTTCACCGGGATTTGCGAATTCTTTCAGATCGACGCGGCCTTCCATCTTGTAGCCGACATCGATGATGGCCTGGCCTGCCTCGATGGCGATGACCTTGCCTTTGACAACCGAACCCTCGTCCGGGGTGTCCATATCGAAGCTTTCGTTCAGGAGGGCTTCGAATTCCTCCATGGTTGCTTTAGCGCACATACAGTAACGGTTTCCTTTACAACGGTTTTATCTGGCCTGACGGTTGGCTCCGCCGGTCTTATTATGGCCTTTTCTGGAACGACAAAGGGTCGCGGCTATTCGCCCGACCCGGATCTGCAGCGGCCTGTTATGACCATTTCGCCCAAAAGACTGCCGCCCATATACGCCCCGATAGCGGGAAACTCAACGGCAAAACCGCCAATATGCGCGGGTCTTCGCCACTAAACCGCACGGAAATGGGGCTTGTTCTGCGGATCGCCTTTGTGGTTATGTTCCGCTGGATATATCGCACCTCTCCGCAAGAAGGATGACCCGATGCGCCTGCCCCCTGCCCTTGTGATCGCGGCCCTTGCCCTGACCGCCCTGCCCGCCCGGGCCGAAGATGGGGCCGTCACCGTCTTTGCCGCCGCCTCGCTGAAAACCGCGCTGGATCAGATCGCGGCAGAGTTCGGCGCAAAGACCGGTGGTCAGGTGACGATTTCCTATGCGGGCTCAAACCAGCTGGCGCGTCAGATCATCCAGGGCGCGCCCGCCGATATCTACCTGTCCGCGAATGCGCGATGGATGGATGAGGTCGAAAACGCCGGGCTGGTCGCGGATGGCACGCGCCAGGATCTGCTGGGCAACCGGCTGGTCCTGATCGCGCATGGCAAGGCCAATGTACTGAACGACGATCAGATGCGCGATCTGGATCTGCCCGCGATGCTGGGCGATGAAAAGCTGGCCATGGCGCTGGTCGATGCCGTGCCCGCCGGTCAATATGGCAAGGCGGCGCTGGAAAGCCTTGGCCTCTGGGACGATGTCGCCCCCCATGTCGCGCAGGCCGATAATGTGCGCGCGGCGCTGGCGCTGGTCGCCACGGGCGAGGCGCCCCTTGGCATCGTCTATGCCACGGATGCCGCTGCCGAGGATGATGTCAGCGTCATCGGCGAATTCCCCGCCGACAGCCATCCGCCCATCACCTATCCGGTCGCGCTGACCCGCATGGCGCAGGATCCGGCGGATCGCGCATTCTATGATCTGTTGTCATCGCCGCAGGCCGCGACGATCTTCGAGGCGGCGGGATTTACCGTGCTGACGCCACCCCGTGACTGACTGGCTGACGACACAGGAATGGCAGGCGGTGGCGCTGTCGCTGAAGGTCTCGGTCGTGGCGGTGCTGGCCAGCCTGCCGCTGGGCGTGGTCGTGGCCTATGCGCTGGCGCGGGGGCGTTTCTGGGGGCATGGCATCCTGAACGGGCTGGTGCATCTGCCGCTGGTGCTGCCGCCGGTGGTGACGGGCTATCTGCTGCTGCTGACCTTTGGACGGCGGGGCAGCATCGGGCAATTTCTGGACCAGTGGTTCGGCATCGTCTTTGCCTTTCGCTGGACGGGTGCGGCGCTGGCAGCGGCGGTGATGGCCTTCCCGCTGCTGGTGCGCGCCATCCGGCTGGCGATCGAGGCCGTGGACCCAAGGCTGGAAGCCGCCGCATCGACGCTGGGCGCGCCACGGATCTGGGTCTTTCTGACGGTCACGCTGCCGCTGATCCTGCCGGGCATCCTTGCGGGGATGGTGCTGGCCTTCGCCAAGGCGATGGGCGAATTCGGCGCCACCATCACCTTCGTGTCGAACATTCCGGGCCAGACGCAGACCCTGCCCTCGGCCATCTACAGCTTTCTGCAGGTTCCCGGTGGTGAAAGCGCGGCGGCGCGGCTGGTGCTGATCGCCATTGCCATCGCCATCACCGCGCTGATCCTGTCGGAATGGGTGTCCCGCGCCGTCGCGCGCCGGATCCGGGCAAGCTGATGCTGTCGGTCGATCTGCAGCATCATATGCCGGGCTTCGATCTGGACCTGACCTTCACCGCCCCGGCCGGTGTGACCGCGCTTTTCGGGCCTTCGGGGTCGGGCAAGACCACGATCATCAATGCAATCGCCGGTCTGACATCGCCTCAATCGGGTCGGATCGAGGCCGATGGGCAGGTCTTTTTCGACAGCGCGCGCGGTGTGAACCTGCCGCCGCATCGGCGTCAATTGGGCTATCTGTTTCAGGATGCGCGGCTGTTTCCGCATCTGACCGTGCGGCAAAATCTGCTTTACGGCAGCTGGTTCGCCCGCAAACGCCCGGCCCGCGCCGAATTTGGCCAGATCGTCGAGATGTTGGGCATCGGCCATTTGCTGACCCGCCGCCCCGCAGGCCTGTCGGGCGGCGAACGCCAGCGCGTCGCCTTCGGACGCGCGATCCTGTCGCGTCCGCGCATGCTGCTGATGGATGAGCCCTTGGCCGCGCTGGATGAGGCCCGCAAGGCCGAAATCCTGCCCTATCTGGAACGGCTGCGCGACGAAACCGGCCTGCCCATTCTCTACGTGA from Paracoccus fistulariae carries:
- a CDS encoding LapA family protein, producing the protein MRLIRLIFITLVALILVGLALANRQMVTISAFPANFGQYLDGDWNIAVPLFLVIFVSFGLGMVFGLVGEWLREAHIRRNAREQAEKAARLQNEVGNLRQEHSAPRDEVLAIVDNPKKGPRTPAPRAIASPEPAPGTTLPSTR
- the ihfB gene encoding integration host factor subunit beta; the protein is MIRSELIQKISDENPHLFRRDVERIVNTVFEEVIDAMARGDRVELRGFGAFSVKKRDSRTGRNPRTGESVEVEEKHVPFFKTGKLLRDRLNGEA
- the rpsA gene encoding 30S ribosomal protein S1, yielding MCAKATMEEFEALLNESFDMDTPDEGSVVKGKVIAIEAGQAIIDVGYKMEGRVDLKEFANPGEEAQLAVGDEVEVYLDRVENARGEASISREKARREEAWDRLEKAYADEERVEGAIFGRVKGGFTVDLGGAVAFLPGSQVDVRPVRDAGPLMGLKQPFQILKMDRRRGNIVVSRRAILEESRAEQRAEVIANLTEGQTVDGVVKNITEYGAFVDLGGVDGLLHVTDMAWRRVNHPSEILSIGETVKVQVIKINKDSHRISLGMKQLQADPWDTVGDKFPIGSVHQGRVTNITDYGAFVELEAGVEGLVHVSEMSWTKKNVHPGKIVSTSQEVEVMVLEIDEAKRRVSLGLKQTQRNPWEVFAETHPSGTVIEGEVKNITEFGLFVGLEGDIDGMVHLSDISWDARGEDAIQDFRKGDMVKAVVQDVDVEKERISLSIKALENEHMAEAVDGVKRGSIVTVEVTAIEDGGVEVEYNGVKSFIRRSDLARDRQDQRPERFQVGDKVDARVTNVDTKTRRLGLSIKAREIAEEKEAIDQYGSSDSGASLGDILGAALNRNG
- the modA gene encoding molybdate ABC transporter substrate-binding protein, whose translation is MRLPPALVIAALALTALPARAEDGAVTVFAAASLKTALDQIAAEFGAKTGGQVTISYAGSNQLARQIIQGAPADIYLSANARWMDEVENAGLVADGTRQDLLGNRLVLIAHGKANVLNDDQMRDLDLPAMLGDEKLAMALVDAVPAGQYGKAALESLGLWDDVAPHVAQADNVRAALALVATGEAPLGIVYATDAAAEDDVSVIGEFPADSHPPITYPVALTRMAQDPADRAFYDLLSSPQAATIFEAAGFTVLTPPRD
- the modB gene encoding molybdate ABC transporter permease subunit, with protein sequence MTDWLTTQEWQAVALSLKVSVVAVLASLPLGVVVAYALARGRFWGHGILNGLVHLPLVLPPVVTGYLLLLTFGRRGSIGQFLDQWFGIVFAFRWTGAALAAAVMAFPLLVRAIRLAIEAVDPRLEAAASTLGAPRIWVFLTVTLPLILPGILAGMVLAFAKAMGEFGATITFVSNIPGQTQTLPSAIYSFLQVPGGESAAARLVLIAIAIAITALILSEWVSRAVARRIRAS
- the modC gene encoding molybdenum ABC transporter ATP-binding protein; its protein translation is MMLSVDLQHHMPGFDLDLTFTAPAGVTALFGPSGSGKTTIINAIAGLTSPQSGRIEADGQVFFDSARGVNLPPHRRQLGYLFQDARLFPHLTVRQNLLYGSWFARKRPARAEFGQIVEMLGIGHLLTRRPAGLSGGERQRVAFGRAILSRPRMLLMDEPLAALDEARKAEILPYLERLRDETGLPILYVTHSVSELARMATTVVMLDQGRIAASGPADQIFADPATAPLLGIREAGSILNARVVSTDGDGLSRLQSGAGPLWLSQPGLVPGRDLRVRIMARDVMLSLQAPEGISALNIIPARVESLTQTGRDILVRLEAGPETILSQITRRSAQLLDLRPGMPVHAVLKTLSVAPGSVAQSLSSAAQTPEARE